The Lycium barbarum isolate Lr01 chromosome 9, ASM1917538v2, whole genome shotgun sequence genome has a segment encoding these proteins:
- the LOC132610755 gene encoding uncharacterized protein LOC132610755 — protein sequence MQLFIWTPYAAILDGLPAFCRAGQGVWRSRCPLIHLDIVEDRMPERVLRQFGHTQSIPPDVCHELRHYQRDDRAAVDDDFLAFMDVQLYRWENRLGTLAVVSHLTPIEDYMHWYHQITRRLIGNPALHPPRDVGYSALAGQYEALLVAVQRLRILRLEHMLYPGLAGLASEMVRISEDGIRQAGEIRRMEELVPEAEYQAASVGGAGAPRGGGRAGRGCRAAGGRRACRGCGAAARGPGGGGHHLVDEADEVDPIPEGVPGVVHPQPFQAGGSSPGDSPTFTPTLLLAEIPGSSSQPSQNAYMEERDNVDWATLRASLADERPVRNLEGARIVDFDEFLIPISI from the exons atgcaactatttatatggacgccgtacgctgctatattagatggtttgccggcCTTTTgcagggcaggtcagggggtttggaggtcgcggtgtccattgatacacctggacatcgtagaggaccgcatgcccgagcgtgtcttacgacagtttgggcatacacagagtataccccctgacgtctgtcatgagctccgacactaccagcgggatgatcgggctgccgttgatgatgattttttggctttcatggatgtccagctctaccgttgggagaacaggttgggcactttagcagTGGTcagccatttgactcccattgaggaTTACATGcactggtatcatcagatcacacgccgattgatcggcaacccagctttgcatccccctagggatgtaggatactcagcactcgcggggcagtacgaggcattg ctggtggccgtacaacgTTTACGCATCTTGAGGTTAGAGCATATGCtttaccctgggcttgcggggcttgcgtcggagatggtacggatatctgaggatggtatccggcaggcagGAGAGATTAGGCGCATGGAGGAGCttgttccggaggctgagtatcaggcagcgtCAGTAGGAGGAGcgggtgctcccagaggaggaggtcGTGCTGGCAGAGGATGCCGTGCTGCCGGAGGACGCCGTGCATGTAGAGGATGCggtgctgctgctagaggacctggtggtggaggacaccatctggtagatgaggcagATGAGgtcgatcccattccagagggcgttcctggtgtagtccatccgcagccgttccaggccggtggcagctcacctggggactcacctacgtttacgccgacgctcttacttgctgagatacctggGTCTTCGTCACAACCGAgtcagaatgcatacatggaggagcgtgataacgttgattgggcgacattacgcgcttcattagctgatgaacggcctgtgaggaatttagagggagccaggattgttgacttcgatgagtttttgatcccgattagtatttaa
- the LOC132610502 gene encoding glutathione gamma-glutamylcysteinyltransferase 1-like yields MAMAGLYRRVLPSPPAIDFASNEGKQLFLEAIQNGTMEGFFKLISYFQTQSEPAYCGLASLSMVLNALAIDPGRKWKGPWRWFDESMLDCCEPLEKVKAKGISFGKVVCLAHCAGAKVEAFRSDKSTIDDFRKYVMACTTSDNCHLISSYHRGLFKQTGSGHFSPIGGYHAEKDMALILDVARFKYPPHWVPLPLLWEAMNTIDEATGLHRGFMLVSKLHRAPALLYTLSCKHESWISISKHLMDVLPVLLSSENVKDIRDILSTVLSTLPSNFAEFIKWVAEVRRQEENGKNLSEEEKGRLAIKEEVLKQVQDTPLYKHVTSILFSENSICQLKEAMDSSLADVAASICCQGAGLFSGRSGSLDRFCCRQTCVRCYRATGDNPATVVSGTIVNGNGEQRVDVLVPTSQAKTSCCLPGQDGCLQMHPGSNDVLTALLLALPPQTWSHIKDMKVLQEIENLVSAENLPPLLQEEILHLRGQFLLLKRCKDNKLEEDLTAPPF; encoded by the exons ATGGCGATGGCGGGTTTATATCGACGAGTTCTTCCTTCTCCTCCTGCTATTGATTTTGCTTCTAATGAAGGAAAG CAACTTTTTTTGGAGGCCATCCAGAATGGAACAATGGAAGGATTTTTCAAGTTGATCTCTTATTTTCAGACACAATCTGAACCAGCCTACTGTGGTTTGGCTAGCCTTTCCATGGTCTTGAATGCCCTTGCTATTGATCCAGGACGAAAATGGAAAG GGCCTTGGAGATGGTTTGATGAATCAATGCTGGACTGCTGTGAGCCATTGGAAAAGGTTAAAGCTAAAGGGATCTCCTTTGGGAAAGTGGTTTGTTTGGCTCACTGTGCAGGAGCCAAGGTGGAAGCTTTTCGCTCTGATAAAAGCACCATTGATGACTTCCGCAAATATGTCATGGCTTGCACTACTAGTGATAATTGTCATCTGATCTCATCATATCATCGAGGCCTTTTTAAACAG ACAGGTTCAGGACACTTTTCACCTATTGGTGGGTATCACGCGGAAAAGGATATGGCACTGATTCTAGATGTTGCAAGGTTTAAATATCCCCCTCACTGGGTTCCCCTCCCTCTCCTTTGGGAAGCCATGAACACAATTGATGAAGCTACAGGATTACATAGGGG GTTTATGCTAGTTTCTAAGCTTCATAGAGCTCCTGCACTGCTATATACCCTG AGCTGTAAACATGAAAGTTGGATCTCTATCTCAAAACATTTGATGGATGTTCTTCCTGTTCTGTTAAGTTCTGAGAATGTGAAGGACATAAGAGATATTCTCTCTACTGTTCTTTCAACTCTACCTTCAAATTTTGCTGAATTCATAAAGTGGGTAGCAGAAGTTCGAAGGCAAGAGGAGAATGGTAAAAATTTGAGTGAAGAGGAGAAAGGAAGGCTAGCTATCAAG GAAGAGGTATTGAAACAAGTGCAGGACACTCCTCTTTATAAGCATGTCACAAGCattttattttcagaaaattctaTCTGCCAGCTAAAAGAAGCAATGGACAGCAGTTTGGCCGATGTTGCTGCGAGCATTTGCTGCCAAGGAGCAGGCCTTTTTTCAGGAAGATCTGGTTCATTGGATAGGTTTTGCTGTCGTCAAACATGTGTTAGATGCTACAGAGCTACCGGGGACAATCCTGCTACAGTGGTGTCTGGGACAATTGTAAATGGGAATGGGGAGCAGAGGGTTGATGTTCTGGTCCCTACATCTCAAGCAAAGACTAGCTGCTGTCTTCCGGGGCAAGATGGTTGCTTACAGATGCACCCTGGAAGCAATGATGTGCTGACTGCACTATTGCTGGCATTACCTCCACAAACATGGTCTCACATAAAAGATATGAAGGTCTTGCAGGAAATAGAGAACCTTGTCTCAGCAGAGAACCTGCCTCCTTTGCTGCAAGAAGAG ATTTTGCACCTGCGAGGGCAGTTCCTCCTCCTTAAGAGATGCAAGGATAACAAGTTAGAAGAAGATTTGACTGCACCTCCCTTTTAG